The sequence ATAgggatgggctgcccagggaagtggtggtgtcactgTCACTcggggtgttcaaggaaagcttggacgtggtgcttagggacatggttcagtgggtgacattggtggtaggggtaagattggaccaggtgatcttggaggtctcttccaaccccaATGACTCCATCATTCCCCCAGGCTGTAGCGTAAGCCCATCCCGCCCCCAGCCACCCAGCGGCCGCCATGGCAACGGCGGGGGcgcggccgccattttgtgcCCGCCCCGGCGGGGCTGTCCCATtccgcccctccccgccccgccacGTCCCGCTCGGGCGCcggccccttcccttccctccctctttcccctctGTCCCCGCGGCGGGGCCATGGCGTTCACGCTGTACTCGCTGCTGCAGGCCGGGCTGCTCGTCGTCAACGCCATCGCCGTGCTGCACGAGGAGCGCTTCCTCCGCAACGGTGAGCCGCCGCCAACCCGCCCTCAGCGCCGCCACCCCCGGGCCCCGTCCCCCCACCCTCTTCCCCGGTCCCCGAAGATGGCCGCCGGGCTCCTGTCAGCTGATTTGTGtcccttttatttctccctttttgttttttaactccccttctcccttgtgtgtgtctgtgctgttGTTTCTGTCAGGCACTGCTcggtggaagggacctctgcagaGTCATGCTCCGCTTCCTGCTGCACTCAAGGCTGGGCATCGCCggcctttaaaataaaataaataaataaaacaaacaacagaaaccaaccacaaagcacagaagaacCCCAGACCACCAAAAAGATGTGCAGTGTCCCAGGAGATGACCTGGGATGGAGATGACTTGCCACCCAAGAAGGTGGAGATGACCTGTCATCCCAGTGACCTGTCACCCAAGTGACTTGTCACCCAAGAAGATGGAGATGAGCTCTCATCCAAGGCTTCCTGATGAGGTTTTCCGTTCCGTGATTCCTCACCCAGAGCCCTGGTTGCTCCGAGTCAGGCCAAAGCAGGAATTTGGGCAGGAGTGCTGTTTCTTGGCCCTTCCACCTGCCCCATGGTGGGACTCAGATGGGGTTTTGGCATCGCTTGGCCTTTCCTGGAGCTCCAGGAACCCCAGGACATGTGGGCTGATGGAGGGGCCAAGCATCTGACCAAGCCCAGGGGGAAACTTGGCAATAACCCCAGGCTTACCCGGGTGGGAGTGCAGCACCCTAGCCTAGTACTGGCAGAGCGAGGgagacaagaaaggaaaaaggggtgaaaaacaaggaaattgcTCCAAAGCTGTCTCTGGAGGAAAGAAACTCAAAGGTTGTGCCGAGCTCTGCACAGGGTCGGAGCCTCCTGTCTCTGCCCTGCTCATCCCCAAATGTTAagggctgtgagcagcaggacAAAAAATACGTGGTCCCATCGCTGCAGGGGAGACAGGGCCATGCTTTGCTCGTAGCTCGTCTCCCCACGGTCTTGGCGGGGATGGCTTCTCACACCCtcctgtttttgtgttttcctgaggctttgtgttttctgctcACGTTGGTGTGGCAGCATTTCATACCAAAGTATGAAACCTgccttgctgtttgctttctggttGTCTGTGctcagagaattaaaaatggCCTTGCAGGCAGTCTGCACGATTTATAGAAAGCCATTTTAAAGCTTCTGATGTTTTTGTAGTGACTTCTTGTGCATCCTGACACTGTGTTTGCCTTTAAACATCACTATACACTCAGCAAAGTCAATTCAAGCAGTTTCCAGTGGcgcacagctctgctgctctttgaCGGGCAGGCCAGCCACAGATAGCCCGTCCCTAAATGTTCCTTCCCATTGCAATGTTTGTCAACACTGGCTTTGTCGCTGAGCTGCCACCCAAAAAGTTTCTGAGACATTTGTATAGCAGTTCAGAAAATCATTGTCCCAGTTTGGAATTTGTTCCATTTCCATTGTGTAGCTCGTTTCTGAAGCATCGCTTCATACCCGGCAACTATTTGCTCTTTTATCTTCTGGGAAAGGCCTTTGAGCAGATATAGGCAATTTTTTTATGTTACTTTGGCGGATGCTTTTCTAAAGTCCAAGTAAACTCATTTGGTTCTCTGTCATGCAGGGAATAATAGGGTATTAAAAAGGTAAGGGTTTCCTTTGCAGAAACATTGGTCTGTTGTTACTGTTGTGTTCATTAAGATGTTTAACAGTTTGTGGTATATTGTTTCAAGCAATAGAACCTGAAATGAAGCTAATTGGtttgtagtttttctttctaatgttaGTGATAAACTCAACCGTACTCAAAATAGATCACTTGTTAATATTGCTGATAGCGTTTGTTGAATGGCttcgtggttttttttttttttgttaacatgGCTGCCTATTTTTATGTGACACAGTTGGCTGGGCAAGTGATCAAGGGATTGGAGGATTTGGAGAGGAACCAGGAATTAAAGCACAGCTAATGAACCTCATTCGATCTGTACGAACCGTTATGAGAGGTAAGATGACGATGATCGTTTGTTTTAACTCATctgtgaagttttctttctgtgctttaatgAAATAATGCTGGCATGTGTCTCTTTCTTTCACCAAACAGCTGCTCGCTCTGCTTGTCATCCAGTCTGTCCTTCTTTTGGGTTCCTTCCATCCTTGATGCATGGATTCCCTGTAGGAAGGTGCACATCTCAGTGTGCAGCTCAAACCTAAGTTTGATGAAGTGTAAAATGTTCCCTGCTTTCCAGGCAGGGCAGATTTGGACATCTGACTCTGGCTTGCGGTGCCACTGTTGCATCTTACCTTTTCTGGGATtttgggagctggggggaaGCTTGGTTTGGAACAGGATTACATTGGCTCAGTGCAGTTTTATGTGAGGTACCAGGTGAGGGAAATGTAATTCCTGGGATTCTTAAAGGTAAACCCATGCTTAAAAGgatggggggggcgggggggatggagggggaagggggaaatgCTCTTAATTTATAAGTTACCAGTAGTTTTTCACTATAAAGGATACCAAAAATCATCTTGTAAGTGAAGATAAACATCAAGTAACAAATCTTACTTGTCTTGCCCAACACAAAGTAAAAACTGATACATTTCTTCTAATTCATAGTAAAACCAGGGACAGAAACAGacatttccatttggaaaaagGGTTGTTTGGGCCAAAGTTAAGATGTGATAAATACTTGCACTGTTGCTTCCTACTAATTTTTAGAACCCTAGGCCATGATCCTCATTCCTTCCACTAATCTTGATTCTGCATAGGAAAATCAggtgtattttttaaacttctgctCCTGAGAAGGTGGTCTCCAATTActcttgttctttctctgcAGTGCCATTAATAGCAGTGAACTCCGTTACCATCGTGCTCCTCCTATTATTTGGTTGAAGATACCTGTCACAAAATTTTTTGGACATCCAAAGAAGCAAGTTGCTAGCCAACACTGTTCTGAGTTTTCTGGGATCCAGCACGGTTTAGCTGTCAGTTTGACGTtcaacttaaaataataaagacagTGTTTCTATTTATCCTATTTCCTAATGTTCACTTTCAGTTTCATTAAACAAGATAATGGGATCAATGCAACAATGCTGCAAATATACTGGACTGTGACAAGTTCTGTTGCTGCCTGTTAATCACGTTGACTGTTAGAGTATGCGTCGTTACATGTTGCAATGAGTATTGATAGGATGCGGTTTTTAAATGTCTCGTTACTCAGGGATGAATTTCCTTCAATATACTTCCCACTTTATTcctaaattgaaaaaaatgctgtgatttttatttcagttactaCCACAGTACTATTTAAGGGAATATGGATTACACTCCAAACATGTTAAAAATTATTGAAGTCTTGTGATAGCAAGGGAGATAAAACCAGATGGGCAAATTTCTGATTTGATTCAAATTGGAAGCAGAGTGTTCCTCATTTGATTGAGACCAGGATTTTTCTCTTGGTGTTCGGTAGCCTTTTCAAATCGGTAATGTTTGGTGTGAAGTAGATGAAAATAGGTGTGTCTGCTatgcaaaatcaaaaaaattGTACGTAAACTGAGGCGACTCTGTGTTTATTTAGCAGGTGGTAGTAGTGTTTAGCATTTGTTACTGTTCTGTCAAgcattgtcattttttttcctaaatgtgtTAAACCTGCGTGATGACTAATGTGGTGGAAGTGGGGAGGTGTTCCTGTTCTGAGTTTCTTCTGTAACGTGGGagaatgtttccttttcaaatgcagttctttgtttaaaaaaaaaaaaaaggcaaatttgcAGACTCgtcagttgctgctgctgcttctccccctCTCCATCTGCCTTTGTTCATTTAACAACTCACTGAAACTATGGGTATCATCTTGCAGTTCTTTCACAGAGAATATTGTTAATGCCTTTGGTAAGGATATTGCCTCAGTTATGGCGCTGGGTTGGGTCCCGTGTTAAATAGCAAGGCTGGATTTAAGATTACTGACCCTCAGATACCTTTTTAGAAAAGTTAGACTTCCTATGTCTTTTCTGTTCAACTTTGCTAAAGTGTCTTAAATTGttttagcttatttttaaaatggggaAGGCCAAAGGAAACCTGtcagtttcattattttaaaacagcttagTTTATCATCTCTTCTTCTGATGTCTTGATGACTAAAGCGTACATTGTTGTATACAAAGATAAATCTGTAAAATGTGTAAATGAATTTAATGATCTCCAATTCCAGTGTTTTGCAGAGCAGACTATATCCAGGAGGAGAGTttatgttgtttcatttttttagtaaaaacctgtaaataaattttgaatttctaaGTTAAGCACTCTCTTTCATAATTCACTCTATATCCATGTACAGTGGAAGTACCTCAAAACTCAAACTGCTCCAGGTACCGAAGTTACTGTTCTTACATGAAATACTCTGCTGTTTTGTTATCACCATGGCGCTTCTCATACCAGCTCTGTGCTAGGAAGTTGTATTTCGGTCTGATGTAGCAAAGCCGATGAGCCAGGGTAACCGGCCAGAGGCAGAGTAGGATCATGCTGGGTTCTAGAGCAGGTAGATCCGTTACAAAGTATTCCTTAGAGTAATCTTTGTGTAATTCAGAGCTGACTAGGATATAGTCTGGATCAGCTATTTTCATAAATGCCTTATTTCATGTTAAGTGGATAGTACTTATGTGGAACAGATAAAACGTGGGTAATCAGAGTATGAGTTGTGCTGTGTTGCACTTTGATCTGTGATGCTTTGGCTACTGATTGTTGAAGTCGCGCTGGCCAGCGgtataaaagcagcagcagatttatttattgctgaTGTGTTGGGTTGGAGCACTGAGCTGGTCTGAAGCACTGCCTGCACgtcatttcttcttcatctgttttgaCTGAAAACACCGGttcttatgaaaataaaagctggtgCTAAAGATTACAAGCAGCAACTCTGAAGATGGGTAAAAACTGacttcccccttcctcctgtcCTCTCGGAAAGGCTGAAGTCTCAATGCCTGCCTTACAGCCCAGGGAGCATTTCAAAATTGATTCGATGCGTGCAGTAGAAAGGAGCAGTAGTTCTGTGCAGCAGGAATCCTTCACTTGAGGCAAAACTGGGACAGTTTTACCTGCCAGCTGCAAAACAGTGATGCAAAGTGGGACAGCAGCTGGCCATCAGGTTTCCAGGTAATGAGTGTGGAAGAGGGCAAGAAGGTAGACAGCAAACGGGCAGAGAAGGAAGgattggagagagagagagagagagagcagggaagTAACTACACTGCCTCCTCGTGTGGCTTTGAGCTGTTCTGAAGTGCCTGCAGTAACGGGAGGTTTAACCCAGGCAAAGCACTGCTGCCaccttttttagttttcttttatagTAGCCTCCTACTTGCAATACCCGAGTTTTCCACCCTTAACAGCTGACGGTGCTGTAACTGCCCTCAAACCTGGCCAGGGCTCAGGTTCTTCACTAACAGGAACATGAAGGAAAGTTTCCACCTGGCAAGGAGCTGTGCCTGCAAAGCGGCCTGCGCTCCAGCAGTCACTTCAAACCACGAAGAGCATTCTCAGTCATACCTGGCACAGAACTGACGGTAACCAGAACAGAGCAGGATGAAGACTGTGACTTCCCACCATAGAGTAATTGCCGCATGGTTTCTAGGAAGCATTTGGAAACAGAAGAGGCTTTCACAGCAGCAAAGTGCAGTTTGGTGGTTCCTAGCATGGCTGGCTGGAGTTAAAATGAACCTCAGGGGACTCTTCTGAACCTTTAGTGCAACTACAGGCAGGGATAATGGACCTGTGTGCCTGTACAGTTTTAATTAAAGGTTTTGGAGGGCATGGCGATAGGTGAAGGGAAGGGTAGGAAGGCAATGGGTTTGCATGCTCGCAAAGGAGTCTCATGTTCAGTTTGTCTACGACATCTTACCTTAAGCTGCAGTGTTGTGATTTTGCAGTCATATCACCAATTTTGATGTACAACCAGAATGCAAAACTGTGAAGATACATCATTTAATTCACAGCTATACCTTCACCCCTTAGGTAATCCTACTCGCAACACCACGTACAACTTCAAATGTGATTGCATGTAACCTAAGCTCACTTTCTACATGCTGTGTGTCCTGCAGACGAACACAGCATGCTACTGCAGGTGGCCAGTGGCCTCTTGCCACTATCGTAGCCTACAACTGCCAAATGAACGGggtcggaagggacctctggagatcccCCAGTCCAACCCTTGCCCAGCAGAGTCACGCAGAGCACATTACACAGGGTGACACCCAGGCGGGTTTGGGATatctgcagagcaggagaccccacagcctccctgggcagcccgtcccAGCGCTCTGTCACCTCACAGCGCAGAAGTGTCCCCTCACACTGAGCCGGGACCTCCCGGGCTTCACTTTGTGCCCgctgcctctcgtcctgtcactgggcacccCTGAAAAGagtctgtgaaaagaaaaaatccctcAGGAAGGCTTTAACTCGGGCACGGACGgcatatgtataaaatatataaatacataactATTTATACATGGGGCGCCTCGTCGCCGCCCCACGTACTCCACGCTGAGGtgaggcaggggcagcaggaccCGGGCTGCCCCGCGCGATGCCTGCCGGGAGCCCCCGAGGGCGGGGCGGAGCCGCCCCTCAGCGCCGCTGCTTCCCGCCCCTCAGGGCCGCTGCCTCCCGCCCTCCCGCCGAGGCGGCGCAgggccgggcagccccgctCTGTGAGGGCGCCGGGGGGCGCTGGGCGGCCGGAGCCAGGTTGGTGCGGAGGggtggggggctcggggcgcaCTCCGCgctgttccccccccccccccccgcggccgaGTGCGCCCGCCCGCCCTCTGGGAGCGCTAACGGGGCGGACGGAACCACGCGGGGCAcggaaggggggggggggcgttaaCCACGGAGACTTCCCTTCCGGAGAGTGGACCGGCCCAGCTGCCCCTTGTAAAGCGACGGGGTGGGGCGGTACCATCtcagttggggggggggggggggaaggtggtgACTGCGTCCTCCTGCCCTTGGCAGCATGGCGGGAGGGGGGGCGTGGAGTGCATGGGCCTTGCGGGGGTTTCCTGTGGAGAGGCACCCCCAAGGGGGCAGCCCTCACTGGTGGGCATGGGGTTCGTGCAACTGCGACCGTCTTTGTAATCGCTCTTAGCCCTCAAAATGCACTGTGCTGGGCTGAAGTGCCTGAGGGAGGTTTCTTTTGTCACAGTGATAATACAGAGttgtgaaaacaacaacaacaacaacaaaaaagtcattAACGTGTGTAAATATCTGAGGGCAGGGTGCCGAggggatggagccggtctcttctcagtggtgcccagtgacaggatgagaggcacCGGGCACAAACTAGTTGGGGGATGGCTGGACCAAAGGATCtgggagggcttttccaaccttaatggttccGTGATCCTATGAAAGTGAAGCCCAGGAGGTTCCGGCTCAGTGTGAgggggcagctctgtgctgtgaggTGACAGagcgctgggacaggctgcacAGCGAGGTTGTGGGGCCTCCTCTGGAGATATCCCAAACCTGCCTGGGTGCCATCCTGTGCAGTGTGCTCTGGGtgaccctgctgggcaggggttggaccagatgatcttcagaggtcccttcccacctcaaccaTTCTTTGATTTTGTGAAATTCAGGTCTGTTCAAGTACTTTACATGCACAAGCGTATGTAAAGGGCCTTACAGAGGAGGCCCTCTTCCCGTGGAACTGATGACATTCCTGTAGGAGTTGTGTCAGCTTCTTATCATTGATGCGTAACCTTGGCCTGTGTAGCAACAGGCGTActataaaataagcatttttttcttcttattgtgGGGAACCGGCAGGGATAACAAAGGTGGCATCTCATAaagttctgtgtgtgtgtcttgtACCTTAGACATCAAGTTCATGTGGTCTTGATCGCTGATAAATCCATCTGCAAAGATAAAAGTACCATGATGGAAAATTAAACGTAGTAAGGCAAGTTCCGGTCATGGTGCTGgctattttaagtgttttaaaaagtacataTGTGCTACATGTTGCGTCTGTACCCAAACAGCCCAACAGAAAATCAGAAGGACGTGCAGTGATGACGGACTGGATGATTGTTACTGTGCAACAGGCAGGAAAAAGGCTTCTGTGTTGTATGTTTGCTAAGGAAGGCTCAGAAAACTTGTGTATCAAAAAATATACAGCACTTGCAACACACCTataaaacagcagtttctgaagACGGATTTTAGGCAAGTGACTTGCACGTACCCTCACTGTTTTCTTCCGCTGTGCCTTTACACTTCGAGGGCTGGCTTCTGTTTGAGGCTGATTCTCTTGCACTCATTTGTGTGACAGAAAAGCTGCTCGAGTGCCCCCTCTGCAAGAGGAGGGAGTAACTCTTCTGAGTGCTGATTATCCTGGAGCCCTGAGAACTTCAGGCCAGCAGCAGTCTGCACAGTCCTCGCTGGCATGCAGGCAATCAGCCACTGCACAGCCTACAAATTAGGACACCTGAATTGTGCC comes from Cygnus atratus isolate AKBS03 ecotype Queensland, Australia chromosome Z, CAtr_DNAZoo_HiC_assembly, whole genome shotgun sequence and encodes:
- the IER3IP1 gene encoding immediate early response 3-interacting protein 1; the encoded protein is MAFTLYSLLQAGLLVVNAIAVLHEERFLRNVGWASDQGIGGFGEEPGIKAQLMNLIRSVRTVMRVPLIAVNSVTIVLLLLFG